The following proteins are encoded in a genomic region of Fusarium oxysporum f. sp. lycopersici 4287 chromosome 1, whole genome shotgun sequence:
- a CDS encoding hypothetical protein (At least one base has a quality score < 10): MPKRKSLGVDNDSFAVRWHSFADMNTPSADIMSSPDPLNDTVEQSVMPPPSTRRVVRSSQRSSRFSSMGLGTSPRKQTFELEVGDNKAPQKLLVTVETEEPSATAGPSSARRKLFQDSPYLPISRRREMATTTTTVPLKGAIEDDNNATPRKRGRPRKTNGTPLPSAGTKRKSITPMHGSPRRRQRTTKDTDTDTPNKSADSNAQPTPGTKRRGRPPKNRLVDPPNATEDEQNARGISETSNRSESQALDKIEVAGDASDLPSLRADDSQADNDVTLVITPSEAEANQLRANRTANISAPAQQSEPDSDIWMATLDDEPTPRPGSRATQNAPAPSSPDHGRADDSSDFGDYGFRPAGSDVSSADEPQSDTRPGNEDTVAAGEDFSMIFMDSLPSLQASMRSSVREIAENDIGEETSLIINNTLESLRQSLRDRDRPNVNKETAEQDKEPQPSAPAPAEPRDELRQSTIRPPMTFSPNRNLSSIWRQTPRRMGSSPLRRQVLQSNARDNPDAEYRGSPLATQRQDSSHLEIDNSNLYDDSFSEIPDAVLEAATPRRPRAMAKKAPSETEDVEMGDADLIQFEDEPQQAEIQQQEQVVEEQGAEAEQEAVEDQESVEEQEQQEAEPPAASVGSVISRSDGGRLPTPDDTPPNIDFGNNTAPKSTSVSQSPARSASSRNSPPRNSSPAPATQAQVPPETIEIEDEVVDQAVETTGQVTNGAIVEVEELADNDDEPIMDMTIMPEPDDHSVPDGQPLEETIMEDLVEEEPEEAQEIPEIVVPQQPRLSLEAEMQQPEVTPLNQLTSPIQEPQSLPDVPPERVRRPTLSPIMRAGRALQERELRILQHRRPRDHHLRSPFRRSASRELGPRVTQPNLRTNASPGKSRPFTETAQIPKGDDVYDDPFGTNTRHTGQASFMEALERRSAGSSPRHRRTMSRESAASSTHFQAPSEGGMSWVDREGPISDNLRGDVPLEAFARSTARPPEPQSISHGQLDGTVDDADDETEDAGDDMDLWEFEAQRSSPHAARQPSPARKPESPIPRRSTLPSPWRRQTNKGTQRPPTTADQTRNELEENEEHLEEETAPQPDNIDVAQDEPSQAEEYSLVTQREVPQESDKAPATAKANRFDLSTFFSSPAAIPGMLADKLSPLKKMSVFGARPTETEPQPMETAHTLPTSSMFPQLPQQELVPRGQPRAGFFSPIRPVQPLARRGLSEEPENDEYSRSDSRSNMSSPSRQATASPRQDERDASMQETSEQQNDGEQQEELDEEGTEVLEEEEGEDQVSEPLPSVPQKMNFTPQRRNPSQSFFKASTQAAAPDPAPILSSSATTPPRMQLTHADIQKWQQQTSNASEDSPERSTASTLLRPLPPKNASPIKSSLRSPLKPHTPGRVVEFTSSVLSPIEQAKVRHQRRLSNSSAASQSSTGAQRPRVRALPHQTANKENNTIPQIPIYNEKLPTKQTHPEPLSQTVWTRRHWLLLDDLLQQRRQGPFRLHFERYSDQYLGKTVASQGESMMLERWHLDCVDAFKAQVGGWDEAALVKRLFALILGEEKRSRGAGKPARVMFH, translated from the coding sequence CTCTCCTAGGAAACAGACTTTCGAACTCGAGGTTGGAGATAATAAAGCGCCCCAGAAATTACTAGTTACGGTCGAGACAGAGGAACCAAGCGCGACTGCAGGCCCCAGCAGCGCGCGACGAAAACTATTCCAAGACAGCCCTTACCTACCGATATCGCGACGCAGAGAAATGGCGACGACCACGACGACTGTGCCGCTAAAGGGGGCGATCGAGGACGATAACAACGCGACTCCTAGGAAACGAGGACGACCAAGAAAAACAAATGGCACACCGCTACCCAGTGCAGGCACCAAGAGAAAGTCAATAACACCGATGCATGGAAGCCCCCGGAGAAGACAACGCACGACAAAAGATACAGATACAGATACACCAAATAAATCGGCAGACAGTAATGCGCAGCCAACACCAGGAACAAAAAGACGAGGTCGACCACCGAAGAACCGTCTTGTTGACCCACCAAATGCCACAGAAGACGAACAAAACGCGAGGGGGATTTCAGAAACGAGTAACAGATCAGAAAGTCAAGCTCTCGATAAGATTGAGGTTGCTGGCGATGCATCCGACCTGCCCTCTCTCCGCGCCGACGACTCACAAGCCGACAACGATGTAACTCTGGTCATTACGCCGTCAGAAGCTGAAGCAAATCAATTACGCGCAAACCGAACCGCGAATATTAGCGCGCCTGCTCAGCAATCGGAACCCGACTCAGATATTTGGATGGCAACATTAGACGATGAACCAACGCCGCGGCCGGGGAGTCGCGCAACCCAAAATGCGCCTGCTCCTTCAAGTCCAGATCATGGACGAGCGGATGATTCCTCAGATTTTGGAGATTATGGCTTTAGACCAGCTGGAAGCGACGTATCTTCTGCAGACGAACCTCAAAGCGACACCCGTCCTGGGAACGAAGATACGGTCGCAGCGGGTGAAGACTTTAGCATGATATTCATGGACTCGCTCCCCTCGCTACAAGCCAGTATGCGCAGCTCTGTTCGAGAGATCGCCGAAAACGACATTGGCGAGGAAACCAGCCTAATTATTAACAACACTTTGGAGTCTCTACGGCAGTCTCTGCGGGATCGCGACAGACCTAACGTGAACAAGGAAACCGCTGAGCAAGACAAGGAGCCCCAACCATCCGCACCCGCTCCCGCTGAGCCTCGAGATGAACTCCGACAATCTACTATTCGTCCACCCATGACCTTTTCACCTAACCGCAACTTATCTTCCATATGGCGTCAGACTCCGCGAAGAATGGGCTCTTCTCCATTGCGACGGCAAGTGTTGCAGTCAAACGCGCGAGACAATCCGGATGCTGAATATCGCGGATCTCCTCTGGCAACACAACGACAAGACTCCTCACATCTCGAAATCGATAATTCAAACTTGTACGACGACTCGTTCTCAGAGATACCTGATGCAGTACTTGAGGCAGCCACTCCCCGCCGCCCTCGAGCCATGGCCAAGAAAGCACCATCAGAGACTGAGGATGTTGAAATGGGGGATGCGGACCTTATCCAGTTTGAAGATGAGCCCCAGCAAGCAGAGATACAGCAACAAGAGCAAGtggttgaagaacaaggtGCAGAAGCAGAACAGGAGGCAGTCGAAGATCAAGAGTCAGTcgaagagcaagaacaacAGGAGGCTGAACCTCCAGCAGCTTCGGTTGGAAGCGTTATCTCTCGTTCGGATGGCGGGCGTCTCCCCACCCCTGACGACACCCCTCCAAATATCGATTTTGGAAACAATACTGCCCCGAAGTCAACAAGCGTATCGCAGAGTCCAGCTAGGTCTGCATCTTCCAGAAACTCACCGCCGAGGAATTCATCACCGGCGCCCGCCACCCAAGCCCAGGTACCACCTGAAACTATAGAGATTGAAGACGAAGTTGTTGATCAAGCTGTTGAAACTACCGGGCAAGTCACCAACGGGGCTATtgtcgaagtcgaagaacTAGCCGACAACGATGATGAACCTATCATGGATATGACTATTATGCCTGAGCCTGATGACCATTCTGTTCCAGATGGCCAGCCCTTGGAAGAGACCATTATGGAAGACCTGGTTGAAGAGGAACCTGAAGAGGCCCAAGAGATTCCTGAAATCGTTGTACCTCAGCAACCCCGTTTGTCCTTAGAGGCCGAAATGCAGCAGCCAGAAGTCACGCCACTAAATCAACTTACATCGCCTATCCAGGAACCTCAATCGTTGCCTGATGTGCCACCAGAGAGAGTCAGACGTCCTACATTGTCCCCCATTATGAGGGCCGGGAGAGCTTTGCAAGAGCGTGAACTTCGGATCCTCCAACACCGGAGGCCCCGCGACCATCATTTGCGAAGCCCTTTCAGGCGATCTGCTTCTAGAGAGCTGGGTCCAAGGGTAACTCAGCCAAATCTACGGACGAACGCGAGTCCTGGGAAGTCCCGTCCATTCACCGAAACTGCCCAGATCCCCAAAGGCGATGACGTTTATGACGACCCCTTTGGAACAAACACCAGACATACAGGTCAAGCTAGCTTTATGGAAGCTCTTGAGAGGAGAAGTGCTGGTTCGTCACCACGCCATCGCCGAACAATGTCCAGGGAATCTGCAGCAAGCTCTACGCATTTCCAGGCTCCCAGTGAGGGTGGAATGAGTTGGGTTGATAGAGAAGGTCCTATAAGCGACAACCTCAGAGGAGATGTACCCCTTGAGGCTTTTGCAAGATCAACAGCCAGACCTCCCGAGCCACAGTCCATATCTCATGGCCAATTGGACGGAACGGTGGATGACGCAGACGACGAAACCGAAGATGCCGGTGATGACATGGATCTGTGGGAGTTTGAGGCCCAAAGGTCTAGCCCTCATGCAGCCCGTCAGCCTTCACCAGCTAGGAAACCCGAGTCACCTATCCCCAGACGAAGCACTCTCCCAAGCCCTTGGAGGAGGCAGACCAACAAGGGAACGCAACGGCCTCCAACGACTGCAGATCAGACAAGGAATGAACTGGAAGAGAATGAAGAACACCTGGAAGAAGAGACCGCGCCTCAACCTGATAACATTGATGTTGCGCAGGATGAACCATCTCAGGCAGAGGAGTATTCTCTTGTTACTCAAAGGGAGGTTCCTCAAGAATCTGATAAGGCTCCTGCTACCGCCAAAGCGAACCGTTTCGACCTCTCgactttcttctcttcaccGGCCGCGATCCCAGGCATGTTGGCTGACAAGCTCTCTCCTCTTAAGAAGATGTCCGTCTTTGGAGCGCGACCCACTGAGACCGAGCCTCAGCCGATGGAGACAGCTCACACCCTCCCGACAAGCTCCATGTTCCCACAGCTGCCACAACAGGAGCTTGTACCTCGAGGACAGCCAAGGGCAGGCTTCTTCTCTCCTATACGCCCTGTCCAGCCCCTGGCGAGGCGAGGCCTGTCTGAAGAACCTGAAAATGATGAATATTCTCGATCAGATTCACGGTCGAACATGTCATCGCCAAGTCGACAGGCAACGGCTTCCCCAAGACAAGACGAGCGCGACGCTTCTATGCAGGAAACATCTGAGCAACAAAATGACGGTGAACAGCAGGAAGAGCTCGACGAGGAGGGCACAGAGGtacttgaagaagaagaaggcgaagatCAAGTATCCGAGCCACTGCCTTCAGTGCCTCAGAAGATGAACTTTACTCCGCAGCGGAGAAATCCTAGTCAGAGTTTCTTCAAGGCTTCAACTCAGGCTGCTGCCCCTGACCCTGCCCCCATCCTGAGTAGTAGTGCCACCACTCCACCGAGGATGCAGCTCACTCACGCCGATATACAAAAGTGGCAGCAGCAAACATCCAATGCAAGTGAAGATTCCCCTGAGCGATCCACAGCTAGCACTCTCCTTCGTCCATTACCTCCCAAGAACGCTTCCCCGATCAAATCAAGTCTTCGTTCGCCACTTAAACCTCACACTCCTGGCCGTGTGGTTGAGTTTACCAGCAGCGTCCTATCTCCCATCGAGCAAGCCAAGGTTCGACACCAACGTCGACTATCCAactcctcagcagcatctcAGTCAAGCACAGGTGCCCAGCGTCCTCGTGTAAGAGCACTACCACATCAAACTGCTAACAAGGAGAATAACACCATCCCGCAAATTCCTATATATAACGAGAAACTCCCAACAAAACAAACCCACCCTGAACCACTCTCCCAAACGGTCTGGACACGAAGACACTGGCTGCTCTTggatgatcttcttcaacagcgACGTCAGGGCCCCTTCAGGCTTCATTTTGAACGCTATTCAGACCAATATCTTGGAAAGACGGTCGCAAGCCAAGGCGAGTCAATGATGTTGGAGCGTTGGCACTTGGACTGCGTCGACGCTTTCAAAGCACAAGTCGGCGGCTGGGATGAGGCTGCACTAGTCAAAAGATTATTTGCCTTAATTCTGggtgaagagaagaggagccGAGGAGCTGGTAAACCAGCGCGAGTTATGTTTCACTAA